Proteins encoded by one window of Salmonirosea aquatica:
- the fabF gene encoding beta-ketoacyl-ACP synthase II, giving the protein MSFKRVVVTGIGALTPIGNDAPTFWKNLVAGVSGAAPITRFDAEKFRTRFACEIKGLDMNDYIPRQEARKMDPFTQYAVIATDEAMKDAGFDLEKLDLDKAGVIWGSGIGGLKTFEDEVVNFSEGGRTPRFNPFFIPKMIADSASGVLSIRYGFRGPNFITVSACASSTNALIDAFYYIRLGVMKLCISGGSEAAITNAGVGGFNALKALSERNDSPETASRPYDKDRDGFVLGEGGAALILEEYEHAKARGAKIYAEIIGAGMSSDAYHITAPHPEGVGAYQVMKNAVEDAGIRPEEVDYINTHGTSTPLGDPQEIKAIERYFGEHAYAMGISSTKSMTGHLLGGAGAIEAAACIMAIQDQVIPPTINHFTDDPEIDSRLNLTFNEAQKRTVNVALSNTFGFGGHNASVIFKKFEE; this is encoded by the coding sequence ATGAGTTTCAAGCGCGTAGTAGTTACTGGTATTGGCGCCCTTACGCCGATCGGGAATGATGCTCCCACTTTTTGGAAAAACCTGGTGGCCGGGGTCAGCGGTGCTGCACCCATCACCCGATTCGACGCCGAGAAGTTCCGCACCCGATTCGCCTGTGAGATCAAGGGGCTGGATATGAATGACTACATTCCGCGGCAGGAGGCTCGCAAAATGGATCCCTTCACCCAATATGCGGTTATCGCAACCGATGAGGCGATGAAAGACGCCGGCTTTGACCTCGAAAAGCTTGATCTGGACAAAGCCGGCGTCATCTGGGGTTCGGGCATCGGTGGTCTGAAAACCTTCGAAGATGAGGTGGTGAACTTTTCTGAAGGTGGCCGTACCCCCCGCTTTAATCCTTTCTTTATTCCCAAAATGATTGCCGACAGCGCTTCGGGCGTCTTGTCCATCCGCTACGGTTTTCGGGGCCCTAACTTTATTACGGTTTCGGCCTGCGCTTCTTCTACCAATGCGCTCATCGATGCATTCTACTACATTCGTTTGGGTGTAATGAAGCTGTGCATCAGCGGAGGGTCGGAAGCTGCTATTACCAATGCCGGCGTTGGCGGCTTCAACGCCCTGAAGGCACTTTCTGAGCGCAACGATTCGCCCGAAACGGCCTCCCGTCCTTATGATAAGGATCGCGATGGCTTTGTATTGGGTGAGGGAGGGGCCGCCCTGATTCTGGAAGAATACGAACATGCCAAGGCGCGTGGGGCCAAAATCTACGCCGAGATCATCGGCGCGGGTATGTCTTCCGATGCCTACCATATCACAGCGCCTCATCCCGAGGGGGTAGGTGCCTACCAGGTAATGAAAAATGCCGTGGAGGATGCGGGTATTCGGCCCGAAGAGGTAGATTATATCAACACGCATGGTACCTCCACACCGCTGGGCGATCCGCAGGAAATCAAAGCCATAGAACGGTACTTCGGTGAGCATGCCTACGCGATGGGCATCAGTTCTACCAAATCCATGACGGGCCACCTACTGGGTGGAGCTGGGGCCATCGAGGCCGCAGCCTGTATTATGGCCATACAGGATCAGGTGATTCCCCCTACCATCAACCACTTTACGGATGACCCCGAAATTGATTCCCGGTTGAACCTTACTTTTAATGAAGCCCAAAAACGTACTGTCAACGTAGCACTGAGTAATACCTTCGGCTTCGGAGGGCACAATGCTTCGGTAATATTCAAGAAATTCGAAGAGTAA
- the kdsA gene encoding 3-deoxy-8-phosphooctulonate synthase, translating into MLSIPTLKYIDSGNFFLMAGPCAIEGRDMALRIAERITELTDRLKIPYIFKGSYRKANRTKLDSFTGIGDEKALAILKEVGTTFGVPTVTDIHESAEAALAAEYVDVLQIPAFLCRQTDLLVAAAQTGKAVNVKKGQFLSGASMKFAVEKIQDTNPSAQVILTDRGNSFGYGDLVVDYRNLPEMQSFGVPVVMDCTHSLQQPNQASGVTGGKPRLIETIAKAAIAVGADGLFMETHYNPAEAKSDAANMLPLDQLEGLLERLLRIREAIL; encoded by the coding sequence ATGCTGTCTATTCCTACTCTGAAATACATCGATTCGGGCAATTTCTTCCTGATGGCTGGCCCCTGTGCCATTGAGGGCCGCGATATGGCTTTGCGTATCGCCGAACGCATTACGGAGCTTACCGACCGACTTAAAATTCCTTATATTTTTAAGGGTTCTTACCGAAAGGCCAACCGTACCAAATTAGATTCTTTTACGGGTATTGGGGACGAAAAAGCACTCGCTATATTAAAAGAGGTAGGTACCACCTTCGGCGTCCCAACAGTAACGGACATTCATGAATCAGCCGAAGCGGCCCTAGCCGCTGAGTACGTGGATGTGCTGCAAATTCCGGCCTTCCTGTGCCGTCAGACCGACTTGCTGGTGGCGGCCGCCCAAACGGGCAAGGCAGTCAATGTGAAGAAAGGCCAGTTTCTGTCGGGAGCTTCCATGAAGTTTGCCGTAGAAAAAATCCAGGACACCAACCCCAGTGCACAGGTAATTCTGACCGACCGGGGCAATTCTTTCGGCTATGGCGACCTAGTGGTGGACTACCGCAACCTGCCCGAAATGCAGTCGTTCGGGGTACCTGTGGTGATGGATTGCACCCACTCGCTGCAACAGCCCAACCAAGCCAGTGGTGTCACGGGTGGTAAACCCAGGCTCATTGAAACCATTGCCAAAGCGGCCATCGCGGTAGGGGCCGACGGCCTGTTTATGGAAACGCACTACAATCCAGCCGAGGCCAAATCGGACGCCGCCAATATGTTGCCGCTGGATCAGTTGGAAGGACTACTGGAAAGATTGCTCCGAATCCGGGAAGCTATTCTTTGA
- the can gene encoding carbonate dehydratase: MKNDLSTLLENNQQWVAEKLKLDPKFFIKGSQGQHPKYLWIGCSDSRVPPDEITKTSPGEIFVHRNIANLIVQTDMNMLSVLQYAVEVLKVEHVIVCGHYGCGGVNAAMGTHQYGLIDNWIRQIKDTQNYYWQQLADLDEAARFDRLVELNVIEQVYNLGKTNIVQNAWKEGNCPSLHGWVYDLKTGHIKQQTSSINDEETLKEVCKFEMGVIGR, translated from the coding sequence ATGAAAAACGACTTGAGTACCCTCCTCGAAAATAACCAGCAGTGGGTTGCCGAAAAACTAAAGCTTGACCCGAAGTTTTTTATAAAAGGATCCCAGGGTCAGCACCCGAAGTACCTCTGGATCGGTTGTTCCGACAGCCGGGTACCTCCCGACGAAATCACCAAGACTTCGCCCGGCGAGATATTTGTCCACCGCAACATTGCCAATCTTATCGTACAAACGGACATGAATATGCTTAGCGTGTTGCAGTACGCCGTGGAGGTACTTAAGGTAGAACACGTAATCGTGTGCGGACACTACGGTTGTGGGGGCGTAAATGCCGCCATGGGTACTCATCAGTACGGCCTGATTGACAACTGGATCCGGCAGATCAAGGATACCCAGAACTACTATTGGCAGCAACTGGCCGATCTGGACGAAGCCGCCCGTTTTGATCGACTGGTTGAGCTAAACGTAATCGAGCAGGTATATAATCTGGGCAAAACCAATATCGTGCAGAACGCCTGGAAGGAAGGCAACTGCCCCTCCCTGCACGGCTGGGTGTATGACCTGAAGACGGGCCATATCAAACAGCAAACCTCCAGCATCAACGACGAGGAAACGCTGAAAGAGGTATGCAAATTTGAGATGGGGGTGATCGGGCGATAA
- a CDS encoding acyl carrier protein: MSEIAERVKQIIVEKLGVEESEVTTEASFTNDLGADSLDTVELIMEFEKEFNISIPDDQAENIGTVGQAVAYLEENVK, encoded by the coding sequence ATGTCAGAAATCGCAGAAAGAGTTAAGCAGATCATCGTCGAGAAACTCGGCGTTGAAGAGTCGGAAGTAACGACCGAAGCCAGCTTCACCAATGATTTGGGAGCCGACTCTCTTGATACCGTTGAGTTGATCATGGAATTTGAGAAGGAATTCAATATCTCCATTCCCGACGATCAGGCTGAAAACATCGGCACGGTAGGGCAGGCGGTAGCCTATCTGGAAGAAAACGTGAAGTAA
- a CDS encoding bestrophin family protein has translation MIIYETNKHFLGDIAHLSRSWTMQRMVRSTAGVAVVTTLFCIAVMEFELAIHAPSTIFSLLGIVLSVLLVFRTNTAYDRWWEGRKQWGALVNNCRNLAIAAHVIFPEGDRQSRYQMATMISNFCIALKEHLRSGTKVDELIHLSPAERSRYSERKHIPNYITTLIHQQVQVMYRSGAITGDDTRNIKPHTQALLDIAGGCERIKKTPIPFSYSVYIKVLILGYASMLPFGLIRDFGYFTIPLVTFIFFTFIGIEMMASEIEDPFGLDCNDLPTGDIAHTIKKNVFEILEVELEKEAPEKKELYEKVF, from the coding sequence ATGATCATTTACGAAACCAACAAACATTTCCTGGGCGATATAGCCCACCTCAGTCGCAGCTGGACCATGCAGCGCATGGTCAGGAGTACGGCCGGGGTGGCGGTCGTTACCACGCTATTCTGCATAGCCGTTATGGAGTTTGAGCTGGCTATTCACGCGCCTTCCACCATTTTTTCCCTGCTTGGTATTGTGCTGAGCGTCCTGCTGGTGTTCCGCACCAACACTGCTTACGACCGCTGGTGGGAAGGCCGCAAGCAGTGGGGAGCCCTGGTCAACAACTGCCGCAATCTGGCGATTGCGGCCCACGTCATTTTTCCCGAGGGCGATAGGCAGAGCCGGTACCAGATGGCAACGATGATTTCCAATTTCTGCATTGCGCTCAAAGAGCACCTGCGCTCGGGCACGAAAGTTGACGAACTGATTCACCTGAGCCCCGCCGAAAGATCCCGTTACAGTGAGCGCAAGCACATTCCGAACTACATTACCACGCTCATTCATCAGCAGGTTCAGGTGATGTACCGGAGTGGAGCCATTACCGGGGACGACACCCGTAATATAAAGCCCCATACCCAAGCCCTGCTCGACATCGCCGGAGGATGCGAGCGAATCAAGAAAACCCCCATTCCTTTTTCATATAGCGTGTATATTAAAGTCCTTATTTTGGGCTATGCTTCCATGCTTCCCTTTGGTCTCATTCGCGATTTTGGGTACTTCACCATCCCGCTGGTTACGTTCATTTTTTTCACGTTTATCGGAATCGAAATGATGGCGAGCGAAATAGAAGACCCCTTTGGCCTCGACTGCAACGACCTGCCCACGGGCGACATCGCCCACACGATTAAGAAAAATGTCTTTGAAATTCTGGAAGTGGAGCTGGAAAAAGAAGCGCCTGAGAAAAAGGAATTGTACGAGAAGGTGTTCTGA
- a CDS encoding right-handed parallel beta-helix repeat-containing protein, whose translation MECSRQKARVPLRISRNYYLSRLGNDAGPGNEELPFRTLAALLKIEFLPGDTLFLRGGDLFTGTLKLTLSGAEKHPVIITSYGQGRATIDGGNRVALEISGSWFKINELIAKGTGRKTGNTTDGVRIVNAHHVTVENLETSGFQKSGIVVSSSAYVTLKSIHAWENGAIGISLYECRDCRILDCLAENNPGDPTNFTNHSGNGILVGESSQVLIDYCVATNNGWDMPRVGNGPVGIWAYQSDSVLIQHCIAYRNKTSRGGKDGGGFDFDGGMTNSVIQYCLSYENEGAGYGLFQYYGARPWHNNTVRYCISINDGLKTQGAGGILVWNGGPTSEEFTNSYVYNNVIYNENRPAIAFDDASSNQNFVFANTIFLGKDEIIAGPTSGERFVGNIWWSIGTSVIRFRGYQSLVDWAKATGQEKLNGHMAGLQINPRLKGLTLTTLTDPHQLATLTGFQLQPTSPLRNKGLDLRKWFGRELPKNDFYGNPIPLGTGLEPGIFEYPE comes from the coding sequence ATGGAGTGCTCTCGCCAAAAAGCCCGGGTACCCTTACGCATTTCCCGCAATTACTATCTTAGCCGCCTGGGTAATGATGCCGGTCCGGGCAATGAGGAATTGCCTTTCCGAACCCTCGCTGCTTTATTAAAAATTGAATTCTTGCCCGGTGACACTCTTTTTCTGCGGGGTGGCGACCTATTCACAGGTACCCTGAAACTCACACTGAGTGGTGCTGAAAAACACCCCGTCATCATCACCAGCTACGGACAGGGCCGGGCAACCATTGACGGTGGTAACCGTGTGGCGTTGGAAATTTCGGGGAGTTGGTTTAAGATTAATGAGCTGATAGCCAAAGGTACGGGAAGAAAAACGGGTAATACGACCGACGGCGTACGCATCGTAAATGCTCATCACGTTACGGTTGAGAACCTGGAAACCAGTGGCTTCCAAAAAAGCGGCATTGTGGTCTCCAGTTCTGCTTACGTAACTTTGAAAAGTATTCATGCGTGGGAAAATGGTGCTATCGGGATTTCCCTGTACGAGTGTCGGGATTGCCGGATTCTGGACTGTCTGGCTGAGAATAATCCCGGCGATCCCACCAACTTCACCAACCACAGCGGCAATGGCATCCTTGTGGGCGAGTCGAGCCAGGTCCTGATCGATTACTGCGTAGCTACTAACAACGGCTGGGATATGCCTCGCGTGGGCAATGGGCCGGTAGGTATATGGGCCTACCAAAGCGACAGTGTCCTGATCCAGCATTGTATTGCTTATCGCAACAAAACTTCCAGAGGCGGCAAGGATGGCGGTGGCTTTGATTTCGATGGTGGTATGACCAATTCCGTCATCCAATATTGTCTTTCTTACGAAAACGAAGGCGCGGGTTACGGGCTCTTCCAGTACTACGGAGCCCGCCCCTGGCACAACAATACCGTCCGTTATTGCATCAGCATCAACGATGGCCTCAAAACCCAGGGGGCCGGGGGTATCCTGGTCTGGAATGGGGGACCTACCAGTGAGGAGTTTACTAACTCCTACGTTTATAACAATGTGATTTATAATGAAAATAGACCCGCCATAGCCTTCGACGACGCCAGCTCGAACCAGAATTTTGTTTTTGCCAATACCATCTTTTTGGGGAAAGACGAAATTATCGCTGGCCCTACTTCCGGGGAGCGTTTTGTGGGAAATATCTGGTGGAGCATTGGTACCTCAGTTATCCGTTTTCGGGGATATCAGTCTCTCGTAGACTGGGCCAAAGCTACCGGGCAGGAAAAATTGAATGGGCACATGGCCGGTTTGCAAATCAATCCCCGGTTAAAAGGTCTCACGCTGACCACCCTAACCGATCCACACCAATTGGCTACCCTGACCGGCTTTCAATTGCAGCCAACTTCTCCCCTCAGAAACAAAGGCTTGGATTTAAGGAAATGGTTTGGTCGGGAGCTACCAAAAAATGATTTTTATGGCAATCCGATCCCACTTGGTACAGGATTGGAGCCCGGGATCTTTGAGTATCCTGAGTGA